A stretch of DNA from Drosophila virilis strain 15010-1051.87 chromosome 5, Dvir_AGI_RSII-ME, whole genome shotgun sequence:
CAACATCATCGTTGCttccactgctgctgctgctgttgctcatcGCCGGATTGTCCATTGCGGCCGCTGCAGTCGGTAGCGGTTGATATGCCGGATGGTTTTTCAGCGACATTCACGTGCCTTGcacaactctctctctctcacacacacgcacacacacacacccgcacgcACGTACGTACGTAAGTTTCCTTAAGGCACCAAAGAGGTTGCGGCAAAAGTATTTTACagtctctctcttgctctctctgtatttaacacacacacacgcacacacacgtcgACGATGCCGCGTAAAACACACGCGATGCACGAATTTGGATAGGAAGCAAGAATGTGAAAATATGTGTTGGTGGCAGATTTCTATTCGCCGCTCGCTCGCTTTAAATACTTTGGCAGCgtttcaattcttttagaaaaTAACTTGTTCGCTGCACTTGTTGCTCTTTTCAATTGGCAATTAATCAACCTTTacacatttatttcatttatatgtCCACTAATTGAATGCGTCCGTCTGGTTTTTATATGCAGTTGCGGGGATTCTTTTTATTCGTTCTTTTATTGTCCGCAACACGTCCGCACTCGTTCAACAATCTTAAACAACTATTCAATCGATGGCATTCCCCAACGTTAACAGTTTGCTGAACTGTTAATAGGTCTGCTGTTATTCAATTAGCTCTGCTGTTATTGAACAGAAATTGTATTTATGACCAGGTGGCAACGCGTTGTTATCGATATGTGCAAAATCGGCGCCATGTTTGAATTACGAACATTTCAAACTTTGTGCTCAAAGGTGTTTTGtgttatttattgaatttatcaAGTGACAATGGtgcttaaaattttaaatgctagtaactatatatatattattcaataTCCATTTCATCCAAGCGCCCACGTACACGATTCTTGCGCTTATGTTTTTTGGTGGGCGGCGGTAAAAAGCTCTCAAGGAACTCGATGGTGCTCAATATAGTCTCCGAGCTAACATTGCCAATgtgatttttgtcaaaatagACAACGGGCACCACCGGTTCCGAGGCGACCAGCTTATCGCAGCGCTGCTTTAAGGTCTGGGCATCCAGAGTTTCCACATCCGAGTTATTCGATTTGTCTGAAATCTTAGCTGGGTCAATACACAAATTAATGTGCTCGAAGCTGTGCAGAAATTATTACCAAAAATCGGCCTAAAACATTCCTTGACCTGTATCCACTTGGTGCAAAAGTCCTTTATATAGCTGTCGTTCTGCAGAAAGAAACTTCTCGCCGAGCTATCCACACGCGATCTCAGAAAGCCCGGCACATACGGCCACTTACCCTTCGCTGCATAGAAGCACATGATGTCTGAAATGAAGACTCTATTAGCGTACGGCTCTATCAATAGAGAAAGTCGAGCCTACTTACAGGGCACCTGAAATATTTGCAGAAAAGTGCGACGATGCTCCAGGCTGGAGATCAAATGTATGCCGCTCGTTCGACTGCCCTGCAGACTGGCCGGACGCGACGGCGTGCGCTTGAATGGTATCTCCTCCACCCGGACGCTATTCAGATAGGCCTCGCTCACGGTGAGCAGAAAACCCAAAACAAATAGTGGGAAAATCCAAACAATCAGTTTGCGTGCCAATTTCATGCTGCACTTGCCGCCTTGCGCTACGAAATGCAACTAATTTAGCCGCAGGATATGACAGGACAGGACGCACACAGGACCCGCaatatattgattttaattggCATAAATCGCCGGGCATTGCATGTTTGGGCCCAGCACCAACAGCCAATGAACCCCGACCGGACAGTGCACTGAACTTTgagccaaatgcaaatgccaacCCCAAGACGAGAATACTAGAAATGTCTGGCtaatatgtttattaatataatcGGATCTGCATgccaataaatattgaaaaatccAACTATAGTTCAGACAGACGCAGCCGTAAATAAGCTCAATTGTTTATTGGATCACATTTGGCTGGCACAAATTGTAACcgcatttttataccctacaTCTGAGCATGGGTTAGTTGAATTTATGCAAACGCATAGCTTGgagtttcttcttcttattgttAACACAATTGTTGGTCGCTGGTTCGAACCGGGCAACATTTTAGTTCGATTTGTGAGCCAGTTTCTTCAAGTTCATAAATTTTGGCTCTTcgtatttaaaacaaacatttcaaaatgtaattaaaataaaaacaagacagtaaaaagaattttaaaaaatttttatatattaaataatttattctagtgaaaaatagataaaataatgaatgtaaattttcaattaaagctTAATTGTAGTTAAATTTGCAGAAAATGCAGTTCAAAATAGGAAACGATTTTTGACAGGCTCTCCTAGCTTTACATACTTTACTTTAACTGTGTGGGTTAGGGTATTTCGGCGTCGACTTGGCCGTTCTCTGACTTGTTCGCCTGCATCAATGGGCGGCAGGTGTCCGGtgacgtatacgcaatgcgAGACTTGTTTGCGCTCGTGTCATTTTGTGGCTTTCTGCTAAACGTGCCTTTGTTTGCCATTTAGCGTCTTTATATGTCTAGCCccctttttgtttgttggaGGCTGGAAAGCAAGCGAACCAGCAAtgcatcaatcaatcaatcaatcagtcaatcaataccgcttcgataaaaaaaaagaaagagagccTCTGGCCCAGCTCAGGCAACTTGTCGCAAATGCTAATGAATGTTAATCAAGCACAAGTCAATAATTATATGACAATTGACTAAAAGCAGAAGTGTTGCATTTGACGTTATCGGCAGCACCGAGGGTTACTCAGTTGGTTGCGTGCGATATTATCGGCCACGCCGATATCTTTTTGGCATATGGTCGGAGTATGCGGGGTGAAGCTGGGCCCACGGCGGAGCCCAAAGTTTTGaagggtggcaacgccagacATGCGATCCACGGCGCCAAAAGCGACGATTGCTATTGGCCGCCCGTTTCGCTCTTAAAGGGAATACGAGGAGAGTGGATCGCATGCCCTTGGATATGCCCTTGGCCTTCATTTGGGCCgttgacccaaaaaaatgcagctgtgcagATGAGCAGCAACGGTGCCCGCCTCGcaaatgtatgcgtgtgccgaAATTCGGCACCGATGGTGTGGCTGCCAAAAATGTGGGGGAGTTGGATTTGTTCAGCGGTTAACGGCGGGCGTGCCAGCTCGAAGTGAGCAAAAAAGTTGGACATTGCATTTCTGCTTGACAGAGTAAAATTTTTTCCCTTCTGAAAAATTAAGCCGGCACATAATACCAATGGCTTAACAGACgaataaaagttttgtttttgtgttctttgccatgtaataaatttacataaatcaaACCGCTCGAAtcacaaagaaaatataataaaaaaattaaaagagacTTAAAAATTTAAGTGCGACGAGAGACGAACCAAATAAGCCAAAAATTAACGGCTCCGGCACCAAGGAGACCAGCTCGCGCACCAGAGAGGCCCACGAAATATTCAAGGCCAGGATTCAGTGCAGCGGCGCAAACCAGCCATATCCGCGACGCCGCCAGCAAGCGTCGGCGCAAACGTGAAGGCGACGAGACGAGCCACCAACGACCGGGCTCCAACAACGAAGAAGCGGCCACAGGCGAGACCCCGCCCACATCCACCGAGTGAGTCCGTTCCATTGTTTTGCCCATCCTCGTTCGAGCCCCTGGCAGAGTCAGAAGAAGACTCCTAATTGCACTCCCTGAAAAGgagtagatttttttttttatcgttaaatttggttaatttgtatttataaaatatattcatacatacataggcacTTACGCCGAGCTTCACTTTAGAGTGCGAACGGTGAGGAAAACTCCAACGGTGACGCCTCTGCgcctgtaaaatataaaaaaaaaaaaaatctaaaattaacTCTTGCGCGAACTATGCTCACATATTTACCTAATTTGAATTTACGCATTTATATCGCCCCTTACCACCcccagagagctctttaggTAGGGTAAGGTAGAATTAAGCGATTTAATACATACAATACACAATACGTGACATACCCAGTTTTAAGTAATTGTGCGGGCCATTGTTCCTAAATCGGGGCAACGATTGCCTCTAAAGTGCCTCATTGCGCGTTTCTTTTGCGGCGACTAGCAATATCCTTGTAGTGTTTCGTCGCCTGTTCCATtcagtgttgtaaaaaaataaaaaaaattaattctaTAAGATAAGAGAAAAATTTAGGAATTAATGCGCTGTGTCAATTAGTATAAGTATATGCAGCAGTAATACGCACCTGTGAAGTTAATGAATTATCCGCTTGCATGAGATCCTAAACAGCTGCAAGATAAATGCCATAAGCAatgattatgattgttatacattttaagaAAACGCAACCAATTATACGCACCTATTGAAAGAAATCATGTCCGgctaaaataatattgctgGGGAGAGTGGGCATTATGGCCGACACGGGCTAATATAGGCCATTTGGTGGCCAAAATGAGGGAGACGAGTGGAGGTGATCGTCTCATGGTAGGGCGGGTACGCTGGGTCCGGAACCGGGGCCCGATCTGGAAGAGTAAGGTGGAtaaatagtgttttttttgttaatttatattgagtgtcttacctttgttgtttacattttcatagttgttacagctgtgtattttgttcatgagttAGTAGTTCCGAAtatttgttatcgattatgcGGTTCATTTTGAGTAGTGTTGTGTGAGTCTGTTTTGCTACAGACGTGTAgctttgttgttatcgattgtgcggACTGCGGGCCAGGGATGGGACCACACCCAGAGAATCCGATGAGCCTGCCGGCGCGGCCCACTGAGGAACAAGCAGTTCCGTAACAATATGGCGCCCAATTTGAAGAAGCACTCGGCTTCTTTGAAGTCGGTGTGtaatcaaagaaaaataaatacgatAAAAATGAAGGTACAGAGGAAAGGACTCCCTTGGCTTCAGGACCCACACCGCTGAAGTCTTATGTGGCACGAGTAGGTAGCTCATAATCGCGCAGCGTGTAGTGGAATCCGAGAAGCACGACGGAAGTAGAGGTTATCTGAATATCCATCCATAAGCATgaggggttttttttttgtagtggTTGATGGCCGTTCGCATGTTGGCGAAACATTTGCGACTATCCATCGTTCGCCTGGTGGTAGCCGCAACGACAAAGGCATCTCAtggtaaaaaaaatgtgatattAGGGTAGTTTAGTCAGATGTTATTTATTCAATTAGTTGTTTTTGTCTCATTTTGTGTCAATGTTGGATGTATGCTGGCCGTAGTTATACGAGCTTCGGAGACCGGTGACCCAGGACGATATAGAGCCGAGCCTGCGCCGCATCTGTCACACAGCATATCCCAAGGATGGCCAGAAGAGCGACGGAGACGGATCTTGCCATGGTGTCCATTGACATGGGGTGTTTTCTTGTCGCGGTTGATGACGGTAAGTCACGTTTGCTAGTTGGTGAACGTTCGCGACCGTCAATCGTAGCCTGGTGGTAGCCGCCATGACAAAATAACCTGTGACGAAATGTGATATTAGGGTAGGTCTGACTAgagtttgtttaatgttttctatttgttttgtccCACTCTGTGTTAACGTTTGGTGTGTGCTGGCCGTAGTTAAATGAGCTTCGGAGGCAGGTGACCCAGGACGATATAGAGCCGATCCTGCGCCGCACCTGTCACACAGCATACTCTAAGGGTGCACAGAAGTGCGACAGAAACCAAATAGCCTTCAAGGTAGCGTTCCTTGCATGCCGTCCGTCAGTCAAACTGACGAACTGAGCATGGGACGAATGCTTAAGTGTTGTCCACTGTCCAGATTATGCGTAGATTATTTAGCCTGTGTTAGGATTTGTCTTCTCTCCCCCaagtatttgaaattaattagaaagaaaaaaaaaatttaattttgtgagTGTTTTTGTGGTCGAtgtgtattaatttattattctttattaGTAAGATTTGTTAGtgggtgtttatttatttattaatttattagaaATATTAGTAAAGTTTTTATAAGGGTTGTAAGCCTTGTAGAAGAGAGGGGTACTGTTCTCAGAAGGGATAAGTATGGCCGAGGAACAGGTGTCTGATTGGGCTTCTGACGCTGATGGGGCGTCGGCTCTGCCACCGCCGCGCCCAGCTGGAGGGCTGGTGCGAACGCCAATGAATTTCCGGGGATTTCCAGAGAGACAGATCCCGAAAGAGGGTCACCTGGTAGACTTGGAGAAAGAATTGGCGCAACAGGATAGACCTCCACGGAACCTGGAGTTCCCAAAAGCCCCGAAAGACTCAGTGCTCAAATCGGCGGCAAACGCGGCGATCGCTCAGGCCCACCAAACATATCTGCATGCTCTGCCATCTGGCATCAGCGAGTCCATCCGCGAGGAGATGCGAGCTGGCTTCATGGAAATGATGAAGGGCATCATTGATGTGCTTAGGCCGCCAGGGAGCCAAACCGCCGAGACTAACACTGCGCCGAAGCCGCCAAGACATGTCGAGCCGGGACCGCGAACAGGCGCCATCCCGAAAGAACGGGAAGTGTTCCAGCGCGAGGCATTTCCACCACCGGTGCCACCGAAGCCACGTAGGCAAGGCGCACGAGGGGCGGAGTATTCGTCCAGCAGCCCAGTTTACGTGGCAGATGCTCAGTCGAGGAACTGGCGTAACCCGAATAACCGCCATTTCCGAGTAGAGGACCGGAGAGCGGATGATTTTCAACCGGAGGAGGCGTACGCCAACGTGCGAGAAACTGCGTACATGAAGCTCGAGCGGTGGAACGTCAAGTTTGACGGCGAGGACGCGATGAATTCGGTCGAGGACTTCGTGTTCCGCCTAGAGTTCCTGCAGAGGCAGTATCAGTGCCCGTGGAAGGAGGTCCTGCGCGGTTTCCACCTGCTCCTGACCGGCCGCGCCCGCGAGTGGTACTGGATGCACGTGCGGCATTCTAGGGTCGACAGCTGGATGCAACTGCGGCATGCCCTCTTGGACAGGTTCCGGGGCTACCAGACGGAACACGAGGTAATGCAGGAGCTTCTACAACGAGAGCAACAGGCCAGCGAAGGGGTGGATGATTATATCCACCACATGCGTCAACTCGCCGCGCGATTCCAGAAGCCGCTGAGAGACCGAGAGCTGGTGAGGATTATAAAGCGTGGTTTAAAAGAAAGTCTggcgaaatatatttatgccatGGACGTACTCACCGTGGATGAGCTGCGCCAAGAGTGCCTAGAAGTGGAGAGGCACATGGGTCGCAGAAGCCGGACTGGGTACCTTCAGCCGTCGCGTTGTCCACAAGGAACGAGGCCCGTAGTCCACGAGGTTGAAGTTCCACCGCATCTTACAGAAACGCCACCGGGAGAACTGGAGGAGGCATTCGTGCGAAGCAGGAACTCATCCCGAATTGTATGCTGGAACTGCAGACAGTTCGACCACGTCTTTAGAGACTGCCTGTCCAAGGAGCGGAAAATATTCTGCTATAGGTGTGGAAAGCCGGACACTTTCTGCTCGCAGTGTGAAAACTGTCCGGGAAACCCCAGAGGGAGCGCGGTGATGGCGGGACAGACGCGTTCCGGGACGGCGACCGCGGGAAAGCAGGAGAGGGGCACCTACCAGAGCCAATAATCATTGGAAAGGAGACGGAGATTTGGAATAAGGATCAGGATAAggctaattataataatagtataaGCAAAGGAGGAACACTTAGGGGCTTACCATACGAAGAACGTGTTCGGGCATACATGTCGGCCCGAAATAGAATTTTTGGTGAGCGACAGCTGGAGGGGATGACGCTAGCCACCCGGAGAATGGTGAAGGCACGTGCGCGCTTCCGCAGACGCAGGATTACCAGGCGCCAGGTCGTCGAAGCGGTGAGACGGGAGGAGAGTATAGACCCACGAGTATTCGCCGAAGTGGAGGTCGCTGGAGCCAAAATGAAAGGGTTGCTGGACACGGGGGCCTCAGTCAGTCTGTTGGGACAAGGATGCCGGGAGTTAGTGGAGAAACTGGGATGGGAAGCGCGGCCATACGAATCGATGGTGAGGACAGCGGCGGGTGCCAATCGCCCAATTTTAGGTCGCGTTGTTCTGCCTGTGAAATACGGGAATAGAACGGAAGATATCGTATTTTACATGTGCCCGGACCTGCGACAGGAACTATACCTGGGAATCGACTTCTGGCGAGCCTTTGAGATCGCACCAGAGCTGCTCGGTCCGGCCAGAAAGTCCGAAACACCACCAGAGGCATCTGAGGTAACGGTAGCGAACCCAGAGGTGGCTTATTACCGGGACGACGACGACTGCGTAACGGATCCGGAAATGTGGGACCTGGACAACGATCAGAGGAGTCAGTTGGAAAGCGTGAAGCGCAGATTTCTCCAATTTGAGAAGGATGGCCTAGGGAAAACTCACCTGCTGCAGCACCGAATTCAGCTGATCGAGGGAGCAGAACCCGTGAAAGACAGACATTATCCGCTGTCCCCGGCCAAACAGGAGATCGTGTGGGCCGAGGTGGATAAGATGCTAAAGTTGGGCATCATCGAGGAGAGTGACAGCCCCTGGAGCAACCGGACGACGGTGGTGATGAGGCCTGGGAAGAACAGGTTTTGCTTAGACGCCAGGAAATTAAACAGTGTAACGGTAAAAGACGCGTACCCGCTTCCATGCATCGAGGGCATCCTATCGCGAAT
This window harbors:
- the LOC6625004 gene encoding uncharacterized protein yields the protein MKLARKLIVWIFPLFVLGFLLTVSEAYLNSVRVEEIPFKRTPSRPASLQGSRTSGIHLISSLEHRRTFLQIFQVPYIMCFYAAKGKWPYVPGFLRSRVDSSARSFFLQNDSYIKDFCTKWIQVKECFRPIFDKSNNSDVETLDAQTLKQRCDKLVASEPVVPVVYFDKNHIGNVSSETILSTIEFLESFLPPPTKKHKRKNRVRGRLDEMDIE